The nucleotide sequence GCCCTATCTGGTGAAGGCATTCAGGTATGAAGGGGTGTGTTGTGTCTGTGAGATAGCGTTGCACATCGTGAAGTTCTGTAGGTATTTCAGCACTGacaatgggaaagggaggtgctCATGGCTGGAATCGGAGCCCAGAAAGCGCTGCCAATCACTGTCTCTCTTTTATCTTTCTAGGATGGGATGAACTGGATTTGCAGCCAGATCACAAGTCggaaaaaatgaaaatgctgAGCACAGGAATTGATTTTCATACCTTCAGAATCCCCAGAGGCCACAGCCTCAGTCCTAGTGGTGCACAAAAGTTCATAGCAGAAGATACCATCAGGACCTGGCCCAAGATTCAAAGATGAGAAAGGATGTTGAACTGAAATAATTTCCTGAATTTTCTGAAATATCTGACCTAATGAGTAAACAACCATCTCCTCCTGCAAGCATACCGTAATAAGGGATGCAAGGCTAGAACTATAATTGTGATCATGTCACAAAATGATGAAAACAAAACTTAAAGCAAAAGATCTATATTTTCACTGGATGGATACTGACTATTGACTCTGCAAACAACCTGGTATGATAAGTCCAGATAATGTACTAGATACACCCATTACTTTCAAATAAGCTGTACAAAACATTTGCACTTGGCCATCACTGGACTCCACGAATGAATTCTACAGCTTCCAGCCTTGCACTTCTATTTACATCCCCTTTCTCATTTACTGATGACAGCAAAAGTTCTCTAAGGCTAAATAGCTTTACGATTTTCTTCATTCCTAACTGGGCCACAAAATCCACAGGAAACGAGTCAGGCAGCCAGATCTCCAGGGAAAACATTTTGCCCTGTGCTCAATACCCTCTCCTGTAGAATTGAAGAGCTGCTGCAGAAAAGAATCCCTGAAAATGTGGGGTAAAGCAGTGTGCGATTACTGAGCCTCCTACAAAAGACACGAGAAAAATTAGATTGTCCACTTCCGGAAGGAGAAAGCTCCACCCTGCCAACGTTTTATCTACCCTGCCAACATTTTATCTTTGTAGGGGAAAGCAGGGGGAAAGATTGTATACCCTAAATCTGAATATGCTCCTGCTCATTTAGGAACTCCCATCAGACCCTTTCAGGAGGTGGAGCCATAACAAGGGCAATTTTGTTTCAATGAAGTGGCCTGTAGCCTCTAGGCTGGCAATTTCTGAATTGGTGGATCAAAAGACGAGTTAACTGGTACATCTTTCTCGCTGCTATATTGGAGTTGTTTGTCTTCAATACCAGATGAAAAGAGGGGGACTCTGGTTGTTTCCACACTAGCCATTTTCTTTGATTGTACATCAAACAAACTCTGTTTTTATGGTGTTATCTACCACTAGTGCCAACCCATTGCACATCAGGGTTTTCTGTGTTCCATCTTTTTACATTCCTGGTTTGTACTGATACTTTTTGTCTCAAAAGGCAGTTCCTGCACTAGTGGAACTACAATATCCCTGAGGTTTCTAAGGGCTACCGTCCATTTAGTCAATAGATTATTCCTTGCTCATTTGAAAATGGCTAGTTGCTCTTGCTCACTCCTGGCCAAGGAATTCCTGGAAGCAAACCACACTGAATTCATTAGGACATATTTGTAGACATGATTATGATTGTGTTGTTAGCCCTTAATTAGTCAATTCTTGTTTCCTGGAGAGGAGCTTTAACTGCTGTCCAAGCAATAGCTTGttacattttacttttttattctgCTATTGTAATTGTACCAATAATTAGAAGAAGAAATTGCTGtggctgcaaaaaaaggaaatcaATTAAAGCCATTTAAAAGAACGGGAACTAATTAAGGgtcagttctctccccccccccccccgctactagAGAACAAGAAGCAACTAATtggctattttaaaagaaaggggcaGGGAGGAACCTATTCATTAAAGGTACAGTTGCAGGGGAACTTCCCTCCAAGTGAAGATACAATAGGATCTTGCCTGATTTTTATGGACAATATAGCACTATGTCAAGTGCTGTGTGGAGCCataatttttatttctgcttCCAGCTGACTGTAGTTAAGCAATGCCTTGGTAGCACTAGTGTGGAATCAACTTctagttggtgggggggggaatgaattgaGGACAGTTCAAAACTACCCAAGGGAAAGGTACATAGATACATACTGTTatgtgtggtgggggaggaagtagACTGTATGTGAGATCCTTCTATCCCTTGgctccagcaagtgttaaaatataagccaagcTGGCTTCCTGGCTGAGGTGacagcctgggtgatgggccattaagggaaacaaatgaaaggggctctgtgtgagatggcacATGAGTGTCCCCCCAGCTTGTAGTTAGTTAAAAGGAtgaagccagagtttagagttgagttgcagtgatgtgagctggagagtaaagcagcaagctgggagaagacagagagacagagcaatGTTGGATGTCTGTAAAATCCTAGGCTGTGGctattggggtgttaatgctgtgaacccctcctttgtaggctcaggttgtatatatgtgtaaataaactgtatatcctaaaggcaccacagtctccactctgcctcattcccaaaacGAAACACGAatcctgggtaagcgcctggaacccctggaatctcgcaacTCTTGGAGATttgggtggcgtgcaacaatagGCTACGTAAGAATCCTATTGGAACAACGAAAGAGGCACAGTCACATGTAGCTCAGTTCCTGATGCAAAGTAATGTTGTTTGGATGGTTAGCCAATCTAAGTTGTGAAAAAAGAGCAAACCCAATTAGGAGGACTCAGCCTGTCCTCCAGTTTGCGGATGAAGTCACTTGTATTTCTTTGGACTTGGATGCCACATTCAGTTCATGAGAggatcaggagtgccaacttaaataaaagattgtggggacccaggtaagcaccaccctgcataatcaatcacatggcagagttcacacacaccatttgaaaggGAATGCccaacaacttttggggggcccacaagtattttattgtgggggccgaagcCCCCACGGCCTctaagagttggctcctttgGAGAAGATTGTGGCTAGATCTAGAATTCTGACAAGATGTGAGCCCCACCACTTGTGGTTTTGACACATATCTTTGAGAGGGGAGCTGCCTTGTTTCATAAGAGATGTTAAATCCTTCCTTaagggagggagagacacccCCTCCTGCCTTAAAAGGgcctctccccacaaaaaaaacccaaaagacaGGGAGTTTAAAGTTGAGCAAGGTGTCAGAGAAGACAGGAGTTATTGAGTGGTAGGGATTCCCAAGACACTTTTACAGCTTCTCACTGGGCTGCGGGGACTGGAAGTTGCTTTGGTTGCCCTCGtgaacagctgtgctggctgggaaaTGAAGCTGCGGATGGGGGCATCCCTGAGGATTGCCCTGTAGCTCTAAGCAGGCTTTGGAACCACCTACTCCtcaattcagttacaggtaggtagccgtgttggtctgccgtagtcgaaacaaaataattaataaataaaaaaatccttccagtagcaccttagaggccaactaagtttgttattggtatgagctttcgtgtgcatgcacacttcttcagatatcttcatgcacacgaaagctcataccaataacaaacttagttggtctctaaggtgctactggaaggatttttttttgttgtttcctAAATTCAGAGTTATTATTATTCCCTTACTCAATCAGGAAGGAAGCGGAGGGAAGAAGTCGGCCGAGAAACAGCTCACAACAACCTTGCTAGGTAGTCCATTGCTAACAACCCCCATATTGCAGATTGGAGGGCGGGTGCCGCTGAGGCTGAGAACGAGCCGTCTACGAAAACCTTGCAGCGTCCGATACTTCCGAGGTgggggcagcagaggaggaggcgcGACTTCTAACTACTCCGCTCCAACCACTCGCACGCAGACACGTTGCGCTCTCAGAACCCCGGAAGGCGGTAGCAGGAGGACACGTTTCACTCTTAACTTTTCCTATCTCTACGGCTGCTGGGGGCGGAGTTCCGGACGGGGGACAATAGAGTTACCGACGTCGATGGTTTCGGTTGCCTtggttccctttcctttttacCTCCGGGCGAAGGGTCGACcggaagcaggaagaagaagggcAGGAGGGAGTAGGATGGTCGTGGGTCTGCTAGGCGGTGGATCCGCGCGGTGCCTGCGGGGGTCGGCCGCCGCCATGGCGCTGCCGCCCCTGCTCTTCCTCCAGCTCCTCCTGGCCGTGTCGGTGCCTCGAGGGGCTGCGGAGCTCACAGATGGCAACAGCGAGCACCTGAAAAGAGAGCACTCGCTCATCAAGCCTTACCAGGGTgcgtggggtgggcaggggccgCTGCCCCCCGACTCTTCCGCCCCTTCCTTCTCGCCCGCCTTTCTTGAGCCTTCCTCATCCTGGCTGCCCCTGGTTAACGTTCAGGTCGCGTTGGGCCAAGGGGAAGACTTGGTTTTGACACTTAAGGAAGTAGAGAGGAAAACCAAAGGGCCGCGGAGACAGGACTATTCGTTTCGCACACATTCTCGAAGGACCCTAATAAATAACCAGGCAGGACCTTTCTGTGCCCAGGACATCCCCTTCAATTTGAAGGCCATGAGGGGACGGGCGGGGATCGATTGGAGTCTTTGGTTTGTGTAATACACAGATCTTACAGATCCAGAGGAAAGCCCCAGTAGCCTAGTAAATAATATATTGTAAATTAATGGAGTCACGTCCATCAAGTTGCCATGAATAATCAGTTTCTGCTGATTGGTAGCCAAAGAATGGGGAGAACAAGTGaacacagttcccatcattttTGTGAGGTGGTGGTTTTGTGCCTAGTCTGTAACTTCTGGTTTTCATGGTATCTTCTTTGTTTTAGGGGTTGGCTCCAGTTCAATGCCCCTCTGGGATTTCCAGGGGAGTACAATGCTGACCAGCCAGTATGTTCGATTGACCCCTGATGAGCGCAGTAAGGAGGGTTCAATCTGGAACCGAGTGGTGAGTGTGTTTTCTGCATGGGAAAGTGGTAGTGGGATGAGACTAGCAGTGATCATGCCTACTTAACAAtacccaaagtgtgtgtgtgtgtgtgtgtgttaaaggaaGGTTAAAGGAACTTGCGAAAAATTCTCAAAAGTGCTTAGGACTACTATATTCTGTCTTCTAGCCCTGCTTCCTAAAGGATTGGGAGCTCCATGTCCATTTCAAGATCCATGGAATAGGCAAGAAGAATCTGCATGGAGATGGTTTTGCTCTGTGGTATACTCGGGAGCGCCTTACTGCAGGTACTGAAGTGGGTTGAATAGTCAGGGTGGTATCCTACTGTGATGAATTCTGGGCCCCCAAATGCCATTATGAGTGGATAGTTTCTGAGCTAAGTTGCTTAAACTAGCATAGCATTGTAATGTGCAGCAAGTCCTTCTGAGTTGAATGATATTTCCCCATATCATTGTGTAGAGGGATGTTTTTAAATGGAGAAACATTCAGTCATGTGAGCTCCTACTTGCAGTCTGTAGTGGCACAGCCCATACAGGTTTGCCAtctcagtgagaactaggccttCATAGTAAGCTCTTAAGAATGTTGGGTAAGCACTGCTGCATGTTCTTCTGGGAGTTATTAATTACATATCATCTCATTGTTGCTCGAGAATGTGTGTGCAGATGCTTAATTGTTGTTTCACATCTAGATCTAAATTCTTACTTACTTGACATGTTTCTATAGGAGATAATGCATGTGTGACAGTAGAAAAGCTGCTGTTCAAGAAGTTGGGGAACATTCATCATAGTTACCGTATATTCTTTGTGCAGAATGTTTGAAAATAATACAGCCTTTCTTACAATGTTTGCTGGCAACATTCAAGTGCTTCAAACTGTATAGAAATAATGATGCTCTCTACAGATTAATCTGTAGAGTTCTGCCTGGCTGAATTATGTTGTTCAGTGGTGCAAGGATGCAGATCTAGTCACCATACTCTGCTTTGTCCTTCTCAGGCCCTGTCTTTGGCAGCAAAGATAACTTCCATGGACTGGCCATTTTCCTGGACACTTACCCAAATGATGAAGCTACAGAGGTAAGTGATGACACACACTGGCTTTGAGGGTTGCTTGTACTTGCAAGCCAagcacagtcgtacctcggatgttgaatggaatccgttccagaagtccgttcaacttccaaaacgttcagaaaccaaggtgtggtttccgattggctgcaggaagctcctgcagccaatcagaagctgcgtcggacatttgggttccaaagaacgttcgcaaacttctgggtttgcagcattcgggagccaaaaggttcgacttgcaaggcgtttgggagccaaggtacaACTTTATGGGGTTTAatattaactacagtggtacctctggttacaaacttaattcgttccagaggtctgttcttaagctgaaaccattcttaacatgaggcgcgctttcactaatggggcctcctgcttctGCTGCGCTGCTGGCACGCAACTTCTACTCGTATCCCAGGGCAATGTTCTCAACTAGGGGCATCTACTTTCGGGTTAGTGGAGCTCAttacctgaagcattcgtaaggaggatggtatgtaacccgaggttccactgtaactgGAATTGTCTCACAGACAGgtggagcttccatgtgcatATGTTTGTTTCACAAGTATTTAGGGTAAGAGCTACATGCAGAAGATTTAAAACCCTGCTACTTTTATTGTGCAGCGTGTGTTTCCATACATCTCTGCCATGGTGAACAATGGATCCCTGACATACGACCATAGCAAAGATGGTCGCTGGACAGAGCTGGCAGGCTGCACAGCTGACATTCGTAATCGGAACCATGACACTTTTTTGGCTATCCGTTACTCCCGGGGACGTCTGACAGTAAGTTGGCTGGGGTACTACGTTGAATGCATTCTTCATCGGTTGCCttaggtggggaacctttttgtcCCAGTGGGCCAGATTCATATCTTTCCCCCGCAACTCCGTGGGCCAATTTTGACAACTCAGTCATTTGGAAGTACCAAGCATTGAGTTTGCAAAATGCTTTGTGCAGTGGTTTTCAAGTGCCTGACAACCACCTAGTTGGGTGTTTGGGAAAAGCTATGCAATGGGAATCAACAATGCCTGCAAAACAGCTTCCAGTAGGTGGTGTTAGGGTAGTCCCAGTCAACATgggcaatggtcaaggatgatgaaagCTGTAGTCCACGACATTTGGAGAGGTCCAGTTTGGGGAAGGTAGCAAGATGCAAAATATAGAACCGATTGTCCGGACAATATAGTATGGTATGGTCAATTTCTCTTCCTCAGAATTGAAGCTCTAGTGTGCTTGTAAGGTTTTTTTATGTGGTTGGGAGAGTGAAAGCTGGGTTGTTCTTCACATCCAAGATGACACTTATTTTGCAGGTGATGACTGATGTGGAGGacaaaaatgaatggaaaaatTGCTTTGATGTTGCTGGAGTCCGCCTGCCCACTGGTTACTTCTTTGGGGCTTCTGCTGGTACAGGCGATCTATCTGGTAAGGGCTGCTTGCCAATAAGGTGGAATTGGCTCTGTTGCCTAGATCTGGTGTTATAGGTAAAGCAGAGCTACCGTATTTTTAGGTAAAGTGAAGACAATACATTTGTACTACTGAACTGGGTACTAGAGGATCTTAAGTCAACTTCCTGAATTAATagcttctttatttaaaaaaagtcttcTTTCTCTAAGAGATGGCATTTTAAATAAGCTGTACCACCACATTACAACTTGATGTCTTTGTTTCCTAGACAATCATGACATCATCTCAATGAAGTTATTTCAGCTGATGGTGGAACATCCACCAGAGGAAGAAAACATTGACTGGACAAAAATTGAGCCTAGTGTCAGCCTTCTCAAGTCACCAAAAGGTGAGTTCTTAGTATTTTTGCTTTGAATGCTCATGAAGCAAACAGGAGATCACTCCTTCATGTGAGGAAGCATCCCCATATCTCTTCAGGGCATGCTAAATGGTCAGCATGCACTTTCATGGAGCTGTGCTTGACCCTTGATTAGCTTGAAGCGGTAGACTGAAATGAAAATCTTGATCCCTTTTACTAGGGAGCGCTTAGGAATCCCAGTGCAATGACAGCTATAATCTTATACATACGTTCTAGTATTTATGTCCTTCCGAATTCAGTGAAATCCTCtgagtaaatatttatttatgtgttaTGAACATTTGTAATCTGAAGGTCCCAAGTTGGGATTGTTGTAAAATGTGTTTACTTGGATAGGCATAAAATCTGTATCATGTTGGTGGCTTGAATTTAATTCTGGGTATAATTCTCCAGAAGCTCTCTTCTGCAGCTCAGAATTTTGACAACCTGTAATCCTGTTCATGCATCCAAACAATGTGTATTTTGTAAAGAAATGTGCTATGGCGCATGTTGGAagcacaagaggtccagagggtgacaacatgagaacaggccttttctgcagtggctcccctcctgtgggatgctctcctcagggaggctcgcctgTTGCCTTCTTGAATATATTTAggaccaggcaaaaacattcctcttctcccaggccttcggCTAATTAGCCAATTATGTCCTTTTAAACTGTAGGTGGGGTTTATTGCTTCATTTGTTAGTttcttatgtatttttgtgttttatattctaAACTGtcttgtgatccttggatgaagggaggtatagaaatttaataaaataataataaaagttggaattgattaaaaaaaatactttaaaatgtgTATAGATATGCCTGTGCCATCCATACCCCAGTGATCCCCATCTGCTGCACCATCCATGAGTGTAAAGAGATGAAGGGggctttaaatttatttttattattttattatatttctatcccaccctctctccccacaattgggggtggggattctaaaagcagttacagttaaaaacattatttCATCCCATGGTATCAGAGTTGCCAAGAACAGTATGTATTCTTCAGTCACTAAATGCCTGGACacacaggaatgttttcaaattccttgTGAATGGCTCACCTCATTAGGGGGGACATTCCACAAATTAGTaagccaccagtgaaaaggccctgtcatgggttaATGCCAACCAGTCTGCCTCTGTGGCGGCACCACTGAGAACGTCATTTTATCACCGTTGTTTGAGCATACTTAGAAACATTCTTGTGATCAGGAACCTTGATAATGCAGGGTAGCTGATCACAGGGAGATTTCCAAGTACATTCAGCCAAATATGCTTAGAAGCCCCTTTTCAGGCCTTCCTGCTCAATGCAA is from Lacerta agilis isolate rLacAgi1 chromosome 2, rLacAgi1.pri, whole genome shotgun sequence and encodes:
- the LMAN2 gene encoding vesicular integral-membrane protein VIP36, translated to MVSVALVPFPFYLRAKGRPEAGRRRAGGSRMVVGLLGGGSARCLRGSAAAMALPPLLFLQLLLAVSVPRGAAELTDGNSEHLKREHSLIKPYQGVGSSSMPLWDFQGSTMLTSQYVRLTPDERSKEGSIWNRVPCFLKDWELHVHFKIHGIGKKNLHGDGFALWYTRERLTAGPVFGSKDNFHGLAIFLDTYPNDEATERVFPYISAMVNNGSLTYDHSKDGRWTELAGCTADIRNRNHDTFLAIRYSRGRLTVMTDVEDKNEWKNCFDVAGVRLPTGYFFGASAGTGDLSDNHDIISMKLFQLMVEHPPEEENIDWTKIEPSVSLLKSPKDNVDDPTGNFRSGPLTGWKVFLLLLCSLLGIIVCAVVGAVVFQKRQERNKRFY